The proteins below come from a single Triticum urartu cultivar G1812 unplaced genomic scaffold, Tu2.1 TuUngrouped_contig_5141, whole genome shotgun sequence genomic window:
- the LOC125528824 gene encoding polyubiquitin-like, which yields MPPKKRLHLSSAGPNQEDHVEEAAPGVSTSGREDSEEEDEVSYSSSGGGDNKDNDGSHSSQIDGADMDDPSKVHIFIKNPAGRKICLRGVHLSDTLYTIKAKIQERYRLVFDGVQLEDSHTMADYGIQHDSTPDLQEKMQIFVTETLEGRTITLEVDNLDTIDNVKAKIEDIEGFPKVQQCLIFANKQLDDEKRTLADHNIGKGSTLLLILLPCRPTVVMKIFVKMLRGNVISLEVGRSDTVGSVKVKLYELDGMPPRQQRLIFAGKQLEDHRTLADYNIHMECTIQLVGRLCGC from the exons ATGCCCCCGAAGAAGCGTCTGCACTTGTCGTCCGCTGGTCCCAACCAGGAAGACCACGTCGAGGAAGCAGCTCCCGGTGTCTCTACCTCTGGAAGAGAAG ATTCCGAGGAAGAGGACGAAGTTAGCTACAGTagcagcggcggcggggacaACAAAGATAACGATGGCAGCCATTCATCGCAGATTGACGGTGCCGACATGGACGA CCCATCCAAAGTGCACATCTTTATCAAGAATCCCGCCGGCAGGAAAATCTGTCTCAGGGGGGTCCACTTGTCAGACACCCTTTACACCATCAAGGCAAAGATCCAGGAGCGCTACCGCCTCGTCTTTGATGGGGTGCAGCTGGAAGACAGCCATACAATGGCGGATTATGGCATCCAGCATGATTCCACGCCTGACCTCCAAGAAAAGATGCAAATCTTTGTGACGGAGACGCTAGAAGGCAGGACCATCACTCTAGAGGTCGACAACCTAGACACCATTGACAATGTGAAGGCCAAGATTGAAGATATTGAGGGCTTCCCCAAGGTCCAGCAGTGCCTCATCTTTGCCAACAAGCAGCTGGATGATGAGAAGCGCACTTTGGCTGACCACAACATTGGGAAAGGGTCCACtcttctcctcatcctcctccCGTGCAGGCCAACTGTTGTGATGAAAATATTCGTGAAGATGCTGCGAGGGAACGTTATCTCCCTTGAGGTTGGGCGCTCGGACACTGTTGGCAGTGTGAAGGTGAAGCTCTACGAGCTGGACGGCATGCCCCCTAGACAGCAGCGCCTCATCTTTGCTGGCAAGCAGCTGGAGGACCACCGCACCCTGGCCGACTACAACATTCATATGGAGTGTACCATTCAACTGGTGGGACGTCTTTGTGGTTGTTGA